The Oscillospiraceae bacterium DNA segment AGGTGTCGCGTATGTACAGAAAAGTTTTTGGGGAGCTTGTGAAATGGAAAGACAGTCCGCGCCGAAAGCCCCTTGTCTTAAAAGGCGCGCGGCAGGTCGGCAAGACTTGGCTGATGCGGGAATTTGCGCGAGAAGCATATGGTGATTCGGTTTATGTCAGCTTTGACAGAGACGCCGACGCAGTTAAAATCTTCGATGATACAAAAGACCCCAAGCTGATTTTGGAGCGGCTTGGATTGATTCGGGGCAAGACGATATTGCCCGAAAAGACTCTTATCATTTTGGATGAAATTCAGGAATGCCCGAACGCGTTGGGAGGTCTGAAATACTTTAACGAGGAAGCGAACGAGTACCATGTCATCACAGCGGGTAGTTTGCTCGGCACTTATCTTGCCAATCCGGCGTCGTACCCTGTCGGGAAAGTGAATCTGGTGAACGTGTACCCGTTGACATTTGAGGAATACTTGGCCGCTGCGGATGCGGGGATGTATCGGTATTTTTGCTCTGTTAAATCGGGCGCGGACTATGTTTCGGTTTTTCACGAGAGGATGACGGAGCATTACAAAAAATACCTGATTATCGGCGGGATGCCGGAGTGCGTTCAAAGTTGGGTCAACAACGCCGCCCCCGAAGAAATCTCCGTGATACAAGAGGAAATTATCTCATTATACGAAAACGACTTCACCAAACACAGCGGCAAAGTCAACAGCGGGCGCATACTGCAAGTGTTTCGCAGTATCGTTCCGCAGCTTGCGAAAGAGAATAACGAGAAATTCATGTACGCGGCAATCGCTAAAAGCGCGCG contains these protein-coding regions:
- a CDS encoding AAA family ATPase translates to MYRKVFGELVKWKDSPRRKPLVLKGARQVGKTWLMREFAREAYGDSVYVSFDRDADAVKIFDDTKDPKLILERLGLIRGKTILPEKTLIILDEIQECPNALGGLKYFNEEANEYHVITAGSLLGTYLANPASYPVGKVNLVNVYPLTFEEYLAAADAGMYRYFCSVKSGADYVSVFHERMTEHYKKYLIIGGMPECVQSWVNNAAPEEISVIQEEIISLYENDFTKHSGKVNSGRILQVFRSIVPQLAKENNEKFMYAAIAKSAR